One window from the genome of Salisaeta longa DSM 21114 encodes:
- a CDS encoding peptidase, with the protein MPHILFVFLDGVGLGPHGPNNPLATHRWRGLERLAGDQPWSADLSPVHTDTHVVRPIDATLGVPQLPQSGTGQASLFTGVNCAALVGRHFGPFPHSATHALLAENNVFHRLEAHGASAAFANAYPSVFFARAERRNRWTVTTRCCRGAGVRLRSTEDLLAGRALSADLTRHGWQALDAAVPPVTEQAAAAHLHALGRQHTFTLFEYYLTDKAGHGRLERPLDVLRSLDAFFDRLLDLLDPARDLLLITSDHGNLEALDQKPHTRHPVPLIAYGANAGAFASVADLTGVVPAIEQALSPEEMPRD; encoded by the coding sequence ATGCCGCACATTCTCTTCGTTTTTCTGGACGGCGTCGGCCTGGGGCCCCACGGGCCAAATAATCCGCTGGCCACCCATCGGTGGAGGGGCCTCGAACGCCTAGCGGGCGATCAGCCGTGGAGTGCCGATCTTTCGCCGGTGCACACCGACACGCACGTCGTTCGCCCCATCGATGCTACCCTGGGCGTTCCGCAACTGCCCCAGAGCGGCACCGGGCAGGCGTCGCTTTTCACGGGCGTGAACTGCGCGGCGCTTGTGGGGCGGCACTTTGGCCCCTTTCCGCACTCGGCTACGCATGCGCTGCTCGCCGAGAACAACGTCTTTCATCGGTTGGAGGCGCACGGGGCCTCTGCTGCGTTTGCGAATGCCTACCCGTCGGTGTTCTTTGCGCGCGCCGAGCGGCGCAACCGGTGGACCGTGACCACCCGCTGCTGCCGGGGGGCGGGCGTTCGGCTGCGCAGCACCGAGGACTTGCTAGCGGGCCGCGCCCTGTCTGCCGACCTCACGCGGCACGGCTGGCAAGCGCTCGATGCCGCGGTACCGCCCGTCACGGAGCAAGCGGCGGCCGCGCACCTGCATGCCCTGGGCCGCCAACACACCTTTACGCTCTTTGAGTACTACCTCACCGACAAAGCGGGCCACGGGCGGCTGGAACGCCCATTGGACGTGCTCCGCTCGCTGGATGCGTTCTTCGATCGCCTGCTTGACCTGCTGGATCCGGCCCGCGACCTGCTCCTCATTACCAGCGACCACGGCAACCTGGAGGCGCTCGACCAAAAACCGCACACCCGCCATCCGGTACCGCTCATCGCGTACGGCGCAAACGCCGGCGCCTTTGCTTCGGTAGCGGACCTGACCGGGGTCGTGCCTGCGATCGAGCAGGCCCTTTCCCCAGAAGAAATGCCCCGCGATTAG
- a CDS encoding patatin-like phospholipase family protein — translation MDEDTSGRDPLFGLVLGGGGARSAYQAGVLQYIAEAVPDAYFDIQTGVSAGAINTAHVANWTGSLQSGADALVDIWSALTMEDVVAIESSLSLLWHMLWRSDTSGAEAKARLTAADVRKKHGVLDTSPLHRYLCTHLQAQDGVLTGVEENLSRGRLRAAAIVTTNYTTAQTVTWVQGDDFDLWERPDRISRHDTLTIDHVMASTSLPLMFPAVQLGNGWYGDGGIRLSAPLAPAVHLGADRILAISNRYKRSRAEADVPVVKGYPPTAQIMGVLMNAIFLDALDQDAYTLERVNTLVDALPAHLHNGMRKIDLLQIRPSIDLGKLAYDYEENVPGAIRFLTTGLGTAETQSPDWLSVLLFDEAYITRLIEIGYHDAQAQRAEILAFFED, via the coding sequence ATGGACGAAGACACTTCAGGCCGTGACCCGCTGTTTGGGCTTGTGCTCGGCGGCGGCGGGGCGCGGTCGGCCTACCAGGCCGGGGTGCTGCAATACATTGCGGAGGCGGTTCCGGACGCCTATTTCGACATTCAAACGGGCGTATCGGCTGGAGCGATCAACACGGCGCACGTCGCCAACTGGACCGGCTCGCTGCAATCGGGCGCCGATGCGCTGGTCGACATCTGGTCGGCGCTCACTATGGAAGATGTGGTAGCCATTGAGTCGAGCTTGAGCTTGCTGTGGCACATGCTATGGAGGAGCGACACGAGCGGGGCCGAGGCCAAGGCGCGGCTCACCGCGGCCGACGTGCGGAAGAAACACGGCGTGTTAGACACCTCGCCCCTGCACCGGTACCTGTGCACGCATTTGCAAGCACAGGATGGCGTGCTCACGGGCGTTGAGGAGAACCTGTCGCGCGGACGGCTGCGCGCTGCGGCCATTGTCACAACCAACTACACCACCGCCCAAACCGTGACGTGGGTGCAGGGCGATGACTTCGACTTATGGGAGCGGCCCGACCGCATCAGCCGGCACGACACGCTTACCATAGATCACGTGATGGCCTCCACGTCGTTGCCGCTCATGTTTCCGGCGGTGCAGCTTGGGAACGGATGGTATGGCGACGGCGGCATCCGCCTATCGGCCCCGCTTGCGCCCGCGGTGCACTTGGGCGCCGACCGTATTTTGGCGATCTCGAACCGCTACAAGCGAAGCCGGGCCGAGGCCGATGTGCCCGTCGTGAAAGGCTATCCGCCCACAGCGCAAATTATGGGCGTGTTGATGAACGCGATCTTTTTGGACGCGCTCGATCAGGACGCGTACACCCTTGAGCGCGTGAACACCTTGGTGGACGCCCTGCCCGCGCATCTGCACAACGGCATGCGCAAGATCGACCTCCTGCAGATTCGCCCGTCGATCGATCTTGGAAAGCTGGCCTACGACTACGAGGAAAACGTGCCGGGCGCCATCCGCTTTTTGACGACAGGACTGGGAACGGCGGAAACACAGAGTCCGGACTGGCTCAGCGTTTTGCTTTTTGATGAAGCCTACATCACGCGGCTCATCGAAATCGGCTATCACGACGCACAGGCGCAGCGCGCGGAGATCCTGGCCTTTTTTGAAGACTGA
- a CDS encoding YifB family Mg chelatase-like AAA ATPase, which translates to MLSHVWSSATHGVDALPIEIETHVDSGMPCYTVVGLPNGAVRESRDRVKAALKNSGLSMPRGVITINLAPADVPKEGAAFDLPLAIGLLAAGTDWLTQDAVDGYWILGELALDGSVRPVRGVLPMALKAQAESCAGVIVPEANAPEAAVVDGLPVYPVQNVMQAVHLLRDPQHDAAPARYTRDLDSLFAESVEHAIDFQDVQGQENVKRALEVAAAGGHNALMVGPPGSGKTMLARRLPTVLPPLTTAEALETTKIHSVGGKLDNQHGIIATRPFRSPHHTISDAGLCGGGANPSPGEISLAHNGVLFLDELPEFQRRVLEVLRQPLEEGKITISRARTTVTYPARFMMVASMNPCPCGHLNDPKRECVCTPAQVQRYLGKISGPLMDRVDLHVEVTPVAFDDLDGPRNGSTSAAVRARVVKARAMQRDRFAEHAAHVHCNAHMGARHVHEYCALDEAGRNLLKMAIERVGLSARAYTRILKVARTIADLEASSAIRPAHVSEAIQYRSLDRDWWNG; encoded by the coding sequence ATGCTGAGTCACGTTTGGAGCAGCGCCACGCACGGCGTGGATGCGCTCCCCATCGAAATTGAAACGCACGTCGACTCGGGGATGCCTTGCTACACGGTGGTGGGCTTGCCCAACGGGGCCGTACGCGAGAGCCGCGACCGGGTGAAGGCCGCACTTAAAAACAGCGGGCTCTCTATGCCCCGCGGCGTGATCACGATCAACTTGGCCCCGGCCGATGTGCCCAAAGAAGGCGCGGCCTTCGACTTGCCACTGGCCATTGGGCTGCTCGCGGCGGGTACCGATTGGTTGACGCAGGACGCAGTGGACGGCTACTGGATCTTGGGAGAGCTTGCCCTGGATGGAAGTGTGCGCCCCGTGCGGGGCGTATTGCCCATGGCGCTAAAGGCACAGGCTGAATCGTGCGCCGGCGTTATTGTGCCCGAAGCCAACGCGCCGGAGGCCGCTGTAGTAGACGGGCTGCCGGTGTATCCGGTACAAAACGTAATGCAGGCGGTGCATTTGTTGCGCGACCCCCAGCATGACGCGGCCCCTGCGCGGTACACCCGCGACCTGGATTCCCTCTTTGCGGAAAGTGTGGAGCACGCCATCGACTTCCAGGACGTACAAGGGCAGGAGAACGTGAAGCGCGCCCTGGAAGTCGCGGCCGCCGGGGGGCACAATGCGCTGATGGTAGGCCCGCCCGGGTCGGGGAAAACCATGCTCGCCCGCCGGTTGCCCACCGTGCTGCCGCCCTTGACAACCGCCGAAGCCTTAGAGACGACGAAAATCCATTCCGTGGGTGGAAAACTGGACAATCAGCATGGAATAATAGCCACGCGGCCGTTTCGTTCGCCCCATCACACCATCTCGGATGCCGGATTATGCGGCGGTGGGGCAAACCCCTCGCCCGGCGAGATCTCGTTGGCGCACAACGGCGTCCTCTTTTTAGACGAGCTGCCCGAGTTTCAGCGCCGCGTCCTCGAAGTGCTGCGTCAGCCTCTAGAAGAAGGAAAGATTACGATTAGCCGTGCGCGCACCACGGTTACGTATCCGGCACGCTTTATGATGGTAGCAAGCATGAACCCGTGCCCGTGTGGTCATTTGAACGATCCGAAGCGTGAGTGCGTGTGCACGCCAGCGCAGGTGCAGCGATACCTGGGTAAAATTAGTGGACCGCTGATGGACCGCGTAGACCTGCACGTAGAAGTGACCCCGGTGGCCTTCGATGACCTTGATGGGCCGCGGAATGGATCGACATCGGCTGCTGTTCGAGCGCGCGTCGTGAAAGCGCGCGCGATGCAGCGCGATCGCTTCGCTGAACATGCAGCGCACGTTCATTGTAATGCCCACATGGGAGCGCGCCACGTGCACGAATACTGCGCGCTCGATGAGGCCGGACGTAACTTGTTGAAAATGGCCATCGAGCGTGTGGGACTCAGCGCGCGTGCATACACCCGGATTCTAAAAGTGGCGCGCACAATAGCTGACCTTGAAGCGTCTTCAGCTATTCGTCCCGCCCACGTATCCGAAGCGATTCAGTACCGCTCGCTCGATCGGGACTGGTGGAATGGCTGA
- a CDS encoding formylglycine-generating enzyme family protein, whose translation MSIAMWTKRLVITLMLCWMCSGAAEAYSQRLFLNGGAHIASGSIQSDLAGTNPAVSGGLQFQYTDNLRLRTAVTYQNLLSLDAILQIHFLGDDNKINPYLFTGYGYYISDAGEQALLPVGAGMEYGLTDNLALNVELSGRWGINRLRNGQRVSLDIITGIMPSIGFSYKLQRIERTKPGMTPLEDEEMANQGPTNQRYEGGTFGRRQGEGLENPFMDPTEYAGRTAAPTFERPNLDSLRSADPLIVPRNGPAPYEDPGMPPISGQVQVSDNGDMVRLPSGTFIMGLTDEDPYNLQNAGRKRVTVSSFYIDRVEVTNQQYREFLQSLSGSKREEMLPDSTAFQSSRANWKTYFYGSTYNDYPVVAVTWNELQAYCKWDGKRLPTEAEWEYAARAGRVGGVYPWAGFSPQDAVGRYLANFSPARQGQAADGYAFTAPVASYPPSRWGLFDMAGNVAEWVRDAFAPTYSQLSSLDPLYTDPEAKQHVVRGGSWASDAFSIGVGFRTAQNASSASTKIGGRCAADIGQIEGNIQRFNNTPQPPAGGQPPAGGQPPAGGQPPAGGQPPAGGQPPAGGR comes from the coding sequence ATGTCAATTGCTATGTGGACGAAGCGTCTCGTCATTACACTGATGCTCTGCTGGATGTGCAGTGGAGCTGCCGAAGCATATTCCCAACGGCTCTTCCTGAATGGTGGAGCTCACATTGCCAGTGGCTCGATTCAGAGCGATTTGGCGGGCACCAATCCAGCAGTGTCGGGGGGCTTGCAGTTTCAGTACACCGACAACCTGCGGCTGCGCACGGCGGTGACGTACCAGAATCTGCTGTCGCTCGATGCCATCCTGCAGATTCATTTCTTGGGGGATGACAATAAGATCAACCCCTATCTTTTCACGGGATACGGCTATTACATCTCGGACGCGGGCGAGCAAGCGCTGCTTCCAGTAGGAGCTGGAATGGAATATGGATTGACCGACAACCTAGCGCTGAATGTAGAGCTGAGCGGGCGCTGGGGTATCAATCGCTTGCGAAACGGGCAGCGTGTGAGCCTTGATATCATAACAGGCATCATGCCAAGCATCGGTTTCTCGTACAAACTCCAGCGCATCGAGCGCACCAAGCCGGGTATGACGCCCTTGGAAGACGAGGAAATGGCCAATCAAGGCCCGACGAATCAGCGATACGAAGGTGGAACCTTTGGGAGGCGTCAGGGCGAAGGGCTTGAAAATCCGTTCATGGACCCAACAGAATACGCAGGTCGCACAGCTGCCCCAACGTTCGAGCGGCCTAACCTAGATTCCCTCCGTTCTGCTGATCCACTGATTGTGCCACGTAATGGCCCGGCGCCGTATGAAGACCCGGGTATGCCTCCCATCTCGGGCCAAGTGCAAGTCTCGGATAATGGCGACATGGTGCGGCTTCCTTCGGGTACCTTCATTATGGGGCTGACGGACGAGGATCCATACAACTTGCAGAACGCCGGCCGGAAGCGCGTTACGGTTAGCTCATTTTATATTGACCGCGTAGAGGTAACGAATCAGCAGTATCGCGAATTCCTTCAGAGCCTTAGCGGGTCGAAGCGTGAGGAGATGCTTCCTGACTCAACGGCTTTTCAGTCCAGTAGAGCTAACTGGAAGACGTACTTCTATGGCTCAACTTACAATGACTACCCTGTAGTGGCCGTTACGTGGAACGAACTCCAAGCCTATTGTAAATGGGATGGCAAACGGTTGCCTACAGAGGCTGAATGGGAATACGCTGCGCGTGCTGGTCGGGTTGGTGGTGTTTATCCCTGGGCCGGGTTCTCACCCCAGGATGCAGTGGGTCGATACCTGGCTAACTTCAGCCCTGCGCGTCAGGGGCAGGCTGCAGATGGCTATGCCTTTACGGCACCCGTCGCATCTTATCCCCCGAGCCGCTGGGGGCTCTTTGACATGGCTGGGAATGTCGCAGAATGGGTGCGCGACGCCTTCGCCCCGACCTACTCGCAACTGTCGAGCCTCGACCCGCTCTATACCGACCCTGAGGCCAAGCAGCACGTGGTCCGTGGCGGCTCTTGGGCCTCTGACGCCTTCTCAATTGGTGTTGGCTTCCGTACGGCCCAGAATGCGTCGAGTGCTTCTACGAAGATTGGTGGTCGCTGCGCTGCCGATATCGGACAGATAGAAGGCAACATTCAGCGGTTCAATAATACACCGCAGCCGCCCGCAGGTGGACAGCCGCCCGCAGGTGGACAGCCGCCCGCAGGTGGACAACCGCCCGCAGGTGGACAGCCGCCCGCAGGTGGACAACCGCCCGCAGGTGGCCGCTAA
- a CDS encoding GldL-related protein: MTNARKREILDRTTKVLSFVIGIFGALAIIGVLYKILKWPNYTTFITIGFMGEAGAFVIMGVLELAQAFVMEPGAEGGGGGSEASLSGTTPVRASARKMIEKKVNDDLSVMMGALGKEIKQFGGEIHEMVGEMKRARVAVQDMRSKLSEVASGELANSAEKLGKGMSTLGTEMEGAGSTVQTMRNDLDTMLSRFRKFNNPNGASE; encoded by the coding sequence ATGACCAACGCTAGAAAGCGAGAAATTCTCGATCGTACGACAAAGGTGCTTAGCTTTGTCATTGGCATCTTTGGTGCCTTGGCGATCATTGGGGTGCTGTATAAGATTTTGAAGTGGCCCAATTACACCACATTTATCACCATTGGATTCATGGGCGAGGCCGGTGCGTTCGTCATCATGGGGGTACTTGAGCTTGCTCAAGCCTTTGTGATGGAGCCTGGCGCGGAAGGAGGCGGCGGAGGCTCCGAAGCTTCCTTGAGTGGTACGACACCCGTGCGCGCTTCGGCCCGCAAGATGATCGAAAAGAAAGTTAATGACGACTTGAGCGTCATGATGGGAGCCCTCGGCAAAGAGATTAAGCAGTTTGGCGGGGAGATTCATGAGATGGTTGGCGAAATGAAGCGCGCCCGTGTTGCGGTGCAAGACATGCGCTCGAAACTGAGCGAAGTAGCTAGCGGAGAACTTGCCAACAGTGCAGAGAAGCTCGGCAAAGGCATGAGTACGCTCGGCACGGAAATGGAAGGTGCAGGCTCCACTGTTCAGACGATGCGCAACGACCTGGACACCATGCTTTCTCGCTTCCGCAAGTTTAACAACCCCAATGGGGCCTCTGAGTAA
- a CDS encoding GldM family protein, which translates to MAGGSERIKELRYQVMLALYLPILLYAATTIDIENADQTVAVRNVSPVVYGTQNVVLGQEYSAYAYLAAVPQEGTTKQGANIELKVNQDGMKVLDNRQLVMDTGALLEKGQDTRTVEYKGTIEYSTLEGGVKSLPYNGSFTVRRPELVATSVAAQSLYRQTLNQIRIDVPGLENQPLRLEYGNTSVDGRTIQLSPAGDNVTVSAYLQRQGQDDVYLGDKSFGVIDPPRPEIRVLDAQGNPLISGQSFPAARPLINVNVVADQEFAKSYPQDARYRVGQVQVSIRRGLGVSERIGTFNVPSDGRINFRTFSEYRSADPEREDQIILELQDVVRINHAGQAIPVDLSDASRSYSFILS; encoded by the coding sequence ATGGCTGGAGGATCAGAACGAATAAAGGAGCTGCGGTACCAGGTGATGCTGGCGTTGTATTTGCCCATCCTGTTGTATGCCGCAACGACCATAGACATCGAGAATGCGGATCAAACCGTTGCGGTGCGTAACGTTAGCCCAGTGGTTTACGGGACGCAGAACGTTGTGCTTGGCCAAGAATACTCAGCGTACGCTTACCTTGCGGCAGTTCCGCAAGAAGGTACAACGAAACAAGGGGCCAACATTGAGCTGAAGGTTAATCAGGATGGAATGAAAGTTCTTGACAACCGACAGCTCGTTATGGATACTGGAGCGCTTCTTGAAAAGGGCCAGGATACCCGAACGGTCGAGTATAAAGGGACAATTGAATATAGCACCCTGGAAGGTGGGGTGAAATCACTCCCTTACAATGGGTCGTTCACGGTTCGTCGGCCTGAGCTCGTTGCAACCAGTGTTGCAGCTCAGTCGCTCTATCGCCAGACGCTCAACCAAATCCGCATTGACGTTCCGGGGCTTGAGAATCAACCGCTTCGCCTTGAGTACGGAAATACATCGGTTGACGGACGCACCATTCAACTCAGTCCTGCTGGAGATAACGTGACTGTCAGTGCTTACTTACAGCGGCAAGGGCAAGACGATGTATACCTGGGCGACAAAAGCTTCGGCGTGATTGATCCGCCGCGCCCGGAGATTCGTGTGCTTGATGCGCAGGGCAATCCACTCATCAGTGGGCAAAGCTTTCCGGCCGCTCGGCCGCTCATCAACGTTAATGTTGTGGCCGATCAGGAGTTTGCGAAGAGTTACCCGCAAGACGCACGTTACCGTGTCGGACAGGTGCAGGTATCGATTCGTCGCGGGCTTGGCGTGAGTGAACGCATTGGTACGTTTAACGTACCATCCGATGGAAGAATCAACTTCCGGACGTTTTCTGAGTATCGCAGTGCTGACCCAGAGCGCGAAGACCAGATTATTCTTGAACTTCAGGACGTTGTTCGTATCAACCACGCAGGGCAGGCCATTCCTGTCGATCTGAGTGATGCAAGCCGCTCCTATAGCTTCATCTTGTCCTGA
- a CDS encoding M14 family metallopeptidase, producing the protein MRKAAFILTFFLCIGTGAKGQSLPLDLPTPTPGVEAYDASIPTPEEVIGHRIGTRHTRPAQVVDYFQAVAAASERVVLKRHGATHEGRPLIHAIVTNPANQQRLDEIKAANQRLSAEPGQVNDAALQAMPAVVMMGYSIHGDEASGTEAAILLLYHMAAGQGAGLSSTLENVVTIIDPMFNPDGRARFVNWVNQNRGATATTDPQDREHTQPWPGGRTNHYWFDLNRDWLLAQHPASKGRLQVFHDWRPQVLTDYHEMGPNATYFFQPGIPSRTNPNTPQRNQRITGDIATYHAQFLDRIGSLYYTRESFDDFYYGKGSTYPDINGAIGILFEQASSRALKRETRRGVLRYPFTIRNQLTASLSTLTAATEMRETLLQHQRSFYENVDEALSSFPVEAYVVARGEQRTRAEAMARVLHKHRVQMYELGRQITVDGQTYAPGEAYVVPLDQQQGRFVKAVMERTTTFPDSLFYDVSTWTFPLAFGVQSAALNDAPEDLRGEAWTPDRYTGGRLIGGRSDYAYVIPWGRYFAPRALYRLQKAGIKPRLMTDPFTATVNGRPRAFERGAIVVRVQQFTVPADTVHAVINRIPVHDHVNVYGVETGLTPTGPDLGSRGSLVLETPRIALITGTGGTSRYSGADAYNAGEVWHLLSERMHMPVSLLDMTHVASADLSRYNTMVLAGGSYGALPVDKVKRWVQDGGRLIALADGMEWPIAHGLVDLKQRELKLDSLLQDVSYANLSSAYGAQYLGGSIFSVDLDNTHPVAYGYDDSVPVFREGITFYDASNAPGTDVGVYDEDRALLSGYISDEVAEKLRGAAAIEAHDVGAGSVTLMAFNPNFRAFWYGTNGLFLNAIFFSQAY; encoded by the coding sequence ATGCGAAAGGCCGCGTTTATCCTCACGTTCTTTTTGTGCATCGGTACCGGCGCCAAGGGGCAATCCCTGCCGCTAGACCTGCCAACCCCCACCCCAGGGGTCGAAGCATACGACGCCTCCATTCCAACGCCCGAAGAGGTGATCGGGCATCGTATTGGCACCCGCCACACGCGTCCCGCGCAGGTGGTCGACTACTTCCAGGCTGTCGCGGCTGCTTCAGAGCGTGTCGTCTTGAAACGACACGGGGCCACGCACGAAGGGCGTCCGCTCATCCATGCGATCGTAACGAACCCAGCCAATCAGCAGCGCCTGGACGAGATTAAAGCCGCGAATCAGCGCTTATCGGCCGAGCCGGGCCAAGTGAACGATGCGGCGCTTCAAGCGATGCCGGCCGTTGTCATGATGGGGTACAGCATCCACGGGGATGAAGCGAGTGGAACCGAAGCGGCCATCTTGTTGCTGTACCACATGGCGGCCGGACAGGGGGCGGGCCTTAGCAGTACGCTGGAAAACGTCGTGACCATTATCGACCCGATGTTCAACCCCGACGGCCGCGCGCGCTTCGTGAACTGGGTCAACCAAAACCGTGGCGCAACCGCCACAACCGATCCGCAAGATCGCGAGCACACCCAGCCGTGGCCCGGCGGACGCACCAACCATTATTGGTTCGACCTGAACCGCGACTGGCTCCTGGCCCAGCATCCGGCGTCGAAAGGCCGCCTGCAAGTCTTTCACGACTGGCGTCCACAGGTGCTGACCGATTACCACGAGATGGGGCCTAACGCAACCTACTTCTTTCAACCCGGCATTCCCAGCCGAACAAATCCGAACACGCCCCAGCGCAACCAACGGATTACGGGCGACATCGCAACCTACCACGCCCAATTCCTCGATCGGATCGGCTCGCTCTATTACACGAGAGAGTCGTTCGACGATTTCTACTACGGTAAAGGCTCAACCTACCCCGATATCAATGGTGCCATCGGCATTCTCTTTGAGCAGGCCTCGTCGCGCGCCCTCAAGCGCGAGACCCGACGTGGCGTGCTGCGGTATCCCTTCACCATACGGAATCAATTGACCGCGTCGCTGTCGACGTTGACGGCCGCCACCGAAATGCGCGAGACGCTGTTGCAACACCAGCGGTCGTTCTACGAGAACGTCGACGAGGCGCTGTCTTCATTTCCTGTGGAGGCGTATGTCGTGGCGCGCGGCGAGCAGCGCACCCGGGCCGAGGCAATGGCGCGCGTGCTGCACAAGCATCGCGTGCAAATGTACGAGCTGGGGCGGCAAATCACGGTAGATGGGCAGACCTACGCGCCGGGCGAGGCGTACGTGGTTCCGCTCGACCAGCAGCAGGGACGCTTCGTAAAGGCCGTGATGGAACGCACGACGACGTTTCCAGACTCGCTGTTCTACGATGTGTCGACCTGGACCTTTCCGCTCGCGTTCGGCGTGCAGTCGGCAGCCCTGAACGACGCGCCCGAAGACCTTCGGGGCGAGGCTTGGACGCCTGACCGCTACACCGGCGGGCGGTTGATCGGCGGCCGCTCGGACTACGCCTACGTCATCCCGTGGGGGCGCTACTTCGCGCCGCGCGCGCTGTATCGGCTCCAAAAGGCGGGCATCAAGCCCCGCCTCATGACCGACCCGTTCACGGCTACGGTGAACGGCAGGCCGCGTGCCTTTGAACGCGGGGCGATTGTGGTGCGGGTGCAGCAGTTTACCGTACCGGCAGACACCGTCCACGCGGTCATCAACCGGATTCCGGTGCACGACCACGTAAACGTGTACGGCGTAGAAACGGGCCTCACGCCGACGGGCCCCGATCTGGGAAGCCGGGGCTCGCTTGTGCTCGAAACGCCGCGCATCGCCCTCATCACCGGCACCGGAGGCACCTCGCGCTACAGCGGGGCCGACGCGTACAACGCCGGCGAGGTATGGCACCTGCTCAGCGAACGCATGCACATGCCGGTATCGCTCCTCGACATGACGCACGTCGCATCGGCCGATCTCTCGCGCTACAACACGATGGTGCTTGCCGGTGGGTCGTACGGCGCGCTCCCCGTGGACAAGGTGAAGCGCTGGGTGCAAGACGGTGGGCGACTGATCGCGCTGGCCGATGGCATGGAGTGGCCCATTGCGCACGGCCTGGTAGACCTGAAGCAACGGGAGCTCAAGCTGGATTCGCTGCTGCAAGACGTATCCTACGCCAACTTGTCTTCGGCGTATGGCGCGCAATACCTGGGCGGATCGATCTTTTCGGTCGATCTCGACAACACGCACCCCGTAGCGTACGGTTACGACGACAGCGTACCGGTCTTTCGGGAAGGCATCACGTTTTACGATGCAAGCAATGCGCCCGGCACCGACGTTGGCGTGTACGACGAAGACCGTGCCCTGCTGAGCGGATACATCTCAGACGAAGTCGCTGAAAAATTGCGCGGCGCGGCAGCGATTGAAGCCCATGACGTAGGCGCCGGAAGCGTTACGCTGATGGCGTTCAACCCCAACTTCCGCGCCTTTTGGTACGGCACGAACGGCCTCTTCCTCAACGCTATCTTCTTTAGTCAG